Proteins from one Hyperolius riggenbachi isolate aHypRig1 chromosome 2, aHypRig1.pri, whole genome shotgun sequence genomic window:
- the LYRM9 gene encoding LYR motif-containing protein 9 isoform X2, protein MAPLPGAEVVHRPLQLYRYLLRCCKQLPNQNLQHHYKHAVRQSFRVHADEEDPERIQQIIRRAIEDADWVMNKYKNKAS, encoded by the exons ATGGCACCACTACCTGGTGCAGAAGTGGTGCACAGGCCTTTACAGCTCTATCGATATCTTCTTCGTTGCTGCAAGCAGCTGCCAAACCAaaatctccagcatcactacaagcATGCGGTGCGACAG AGCTTTCGAGTTCATGCTGATGAGGAGGACCCGGAAAGGATACAGCAGATTATTAGGAGAGCTATAGAGGATGCTGACTGGGTGATGAATAAG TATAAGAACAAAGCTAGCTAG